DNA sequence from the Candidatus Coatesbacteria bacterium genome:
TTTTCGTCCGAGCATCGGGACCCTTGATGGTTAGGCGGCCCTAGGATACCTGTTCGCCGCCCCGGGGGCAAGCCCGCCCTCGGCGAGTCCCACCCTTGACCGCGGCGGCCCGCCGGGGGTATAGTTGGTACGTTCGTCAAGGCAGACAAGCACGTCAACCGGGAGGCTGCGATGGCCGTCCATCAGGGACAGCTCGTCGGCGAGGGGAAGAGTATCGGCATCGTCGTCAGCCGCTTCAACGAGTTCATCACCTCGAAGCTCCTCGGCGGGGCCCTGGACGCCCTGACCCGGCACCGGGTGGCCGCGGGCGACATCGACGTCTACTGGGTCCCCGGCTCCTGGGAGATCCCCGCCACGGCCAAGCGCCTGGCACCGAAGTACGACGCCGTCATCTGCCTCGGCGCGGTCATCCGCGGCGGCACCCCCCACTTCGACTACGTCGCCGCCGAGGTCGCCAAGGGCGTGGCCGCCGTCGGCCTGGAGAGCGACAAGCCCGTCGTCTTCGGCGTGCTGACCACGGACACCATCGAGCAGGCCATCGAGCGCGCCGGGACCAAGTCCGGTAACCGCGGCGCCGACGCCGCCCTGACCGCCCTCGAGCTGATCGACCTCTACGCGAATATCGGCTAGTCAGCCACGCCATTAACCGAGCAAATAACGGGGCCGCCGGGTCCCGTTGTTTTGAGCGGCCCGCCGAGGATCGTCGTCGGGCTGGATACGACATCGCCCGATAAACGGCGGGGGCAGAGTCCCCACCTTACGGGGCGGTGATTACGGCGGTGTCTGTTATCCTGACCAGGAGGCTGTAATCCACCCCGTATCTGCTACGCTTGTAATGTACCCTCAACCAACTCAACTAATGAAACGTAGCCCGCTAATACTCTTAGGGATCGTATACCGTGTTCGGACCGATACATGTATGTAACATGCTGTTAACATACGGGATGGGCTGTGATATTCTGCCACGAAAAGGCGATCAACAAGAGGCAGAAAACCGAGCAACCGACCGGCCCAGTTGTTGCCCAA
Encoded proteins:
- a CDS encoding 6,7-dimethyl-8-ribityllumazine synthase, which translates into the protein MAVHQGQLVGEGKSIGIVVSRFNEFITSKLLGGALDALTRHRVAAGDIDVYWVPGSWEIPATAKRLAPKYDAVICLGAVIRGGTPHFDYVAAEVAKGVAAVGLESDKPVVFGVLTTDTIEQAIERAGTKSGNRGADAALTALELIDLYANIG